A segment of the Asinibacterium sp. OR53 genome:
TATGTAGAATGGTACGATACCACGGGCAAGATGCTTTACCAAACAGTTGCCCCCTTGTTCCAGTCTACCGCCAAAGGCAGCTTTGATGTGCCTGCCAATTACACCGGTAATTTCCTGCATGTAAAAGCATATACCCGTTGGATGCTGAACGATGATGCTGCTTTTTTATACGAGAGAGACCTCGCAGTGAATAATCCTGCGCCTGCACAAAAAAAGATGCCGGCAGCTATGAAAACCAGGCTGGAACTGTTTCCCGAAGGAGGCACCCTGGTGCAGGGATTGAATACGCGGGTTGCTTTCAAAGCCACCAACCAGTTTGGTGTACCGGTACGTATCAAAGCGTTGTTACAGAATGATAAAGGCAAAACACTAGATACACTCAAAGTGAAACACGATGGTATGGGATTGTTTTCCCTGCTAAGTCACGCCAATGAATCTTACAAGATCGGTTGGACAGACGAGTATGGTAATAAAGGCATTACTCCTATACCGATAGAAAAACAGGAAGGCAGTTCACTGGCTGTGAGCACTACGAACGATAAAGCATTGGTGAAAGTAGAGCGCACAGCCAATGTACCCGATAATTTCAAACAGGTACACCTGCTGGTACACATGAACCAGCAACTGTTTTATAAAGTAGCATTGAACATGATGGAAAAAACCTTGCTCAATGCACAAATACCTATTGATGAAATGCCCACAGGCATCCTGCAGTTTTCGTTGTTTACGAGCGACTGGCTACCGATAGCCGAGCGGATCGTTTTTGTGAACAATCACCTGCACGAATTCAATGTTAAATTCAGTACCCCGATAATAGGTCTCGAAAAAAGGGCCCGCAATATCATCGAAGTGCTGGTGAACGACACAGCCTTTACCAATATGTCTGTTGCTGTAACCGACGCTTCGGTGGTACCTCCGGATAAACACACGATCTTCTCAGATTTTTTATTGAGTGATGATATCAGAGGCAAAGTGTATAATCCCGCATATTATTTCACCAGCGATGCCGATAGCATTACCTCAAAGCTCGACCTGGTAATGATGACCAACGGATGGCGGCGTTTCGATTGGGACAAGATCAAAGCGGCCCCAATGCCCTCCTTAAAATACCCGCACGAAACGGATTACCTCAAACTGACGGGTAAAGTGTATGGTGTGAAAGGCAGTCTCGCCAGGATACCGCTCCAGTTGAATTTCATTCTCAGGGGAAAAGACAGTAGTACACAGTTGATATTTGTTCCGGTAGAAAAAGATGGAAGCTTTGAGCAAAAAGGTTTGTTCTTCTACGATACGGTGAGGGCTTTTTACAGTTTCAACGGAAAAGAAAAACTCAGCGATGTGATGCAGGTGCAGGTAGAGAATGGTTTGCTCAGGCAGTTTCCCAAATCAATGAAACTGGGCCCCAGCCAGATGCAAAACGATAGCCTCGCTTCGCTGAAATTGCAATATTTTTTTGCAGAACAGGAGAAACTGCGGAAGCTGAAGGCGGCAGCTACCTTGCAGGAAGTGACTGTTAAGGCCAAAATAAAAGACCCGCTAAAAGTAATGGATGAAAAATATGCCAGCGGCCTGTTCTCGGGAGGCGATGGTTATTCATTCGATCTTACAGATGATAAATCGATTATTGGCGCGATGGATGTGCTGGGGTATTTGCAAGGAAAAGTGGCCGGGTTGATGATCACCGGTTCAGGGCCACAGGCAAGTCTCAGCTGGCGTGGTGGCAGCCCCGATCTTTACCTGAATGAGATGAGGTCTGATATCAGCATGGTACAAAGCACACCGGTAACAGACATCGCTTATATCAAAGTCTTCCGTCCGCCTTTCTTTGGATCTGCAGGCGGAGGTAGTGGTGGAGCAATTGCCATTTATACAAAGAAAGGAGGAGATAGTCGCCGCTCAGACGCCAACAGTCGTGGCATGGAAAGCACCATACTGGGCGGTTATTCCCGCTTCAAAGAGTTTTATAGCCCCTCTTATGAAAAATCTTCCGATAGCTTTGACCCGGATGTAAGAACCACTTTATACTGGAACCCTTATGTGCTCACGAATAAAAAGAGTCCGAGGGTAAAACTGGAGTTCTATAATAACGACATCAGTAAAAAACTGCAGGTAGTACTGGAAGGAGTTAATGGAGAGGGGAAGATGATCAGAATTACCAGGCTACTGGAATAAAGGCGTTATGGAATACGATCTGTTACTGAAACATATCACCCAACACATACAATTAACGCAGGAAGAAACAGCGTATTTCACGGCTTTGCTTACCTATAAAAAAGTGAAACGCAAACAATTCCTGTTGCAGGAGGGTGATGTGAACAGGTATGCCTGTTTTGTAACCGATGGTTGTTTGAGAAGTTATTCCATAGATAAAAACGGGTTTGAGCATGTGCTGCAGTTCGCGCCGCCCGGATGGTGGATCGGTGATATGAAAAGCTTTATTGCGCAGGAGCCGGCCACTTTGTACATCGATGCAATAGATGACAGCACCGTATTGTTGTTGTTAAAATCAGACCTGGATAAATTATATCAACAGATACCCCAATTCGAACACTTCTTCCGCGTACTGGCCGAAAAATCGCTGGCCACCTATCAACACCGGCTCCTTAACAATTTAAGCCTCTCGGCCCGCGAGCGCTACGAAAATTTTTGCCAATTGTATCCTTCTCTCATACAATGCCTCCCTCAAAAACAGATAGCTGCCTACATTGGGGTCACTCCCGAATTCCTGAGCAAAATGCTGAGCCAAACTCCTCCCAAAAAATAATCTAGGTTAAGAATTTTTGTTAAGATAGGTTATTGGAAGCCGCCAGGCTGCCGGCGTATTTTTGTGTTGTAAAAAAAGGAGATGATATGAACAAGACAGAGATACTGGTAGTAGATTTCAACGAGTCAAGCCTGCTTCAAGCGCTGGATGCAGTAAGCAGCAATGCATCCTGGAACAGCATTGGTGTTTCATCGGATGAAAATGCCATTGAAAAATTTCACCAGTTCCATTTCGATGTACTGTTGCTGGCCAATTCAATAGGAGAGCAGGAAGCCAGGAAACTGCAAAAGCTTTTCCTGCATCAGCAAGCATATGGGCTTATTGTAACCTATGAGCCAACGCAATTGCATGAAGTCGTTGAACGAGTAACGCTTGCGCTTAACAAACAAAAAGCAGCACACAAGCATTCATTTTCGGTAACCGATGATGCATTTAAACCCAAAGTAAATATTCAATAAATTAAAGGAGCATATCATGAAAAAATCAATCGAGAGAATAATACCCAGGCCGGCCAGACCAGGCATGGTAGGAGATGGATTCCGGGTGTATAATTTTATCCCGGGAGCCAATATTACACAGCGCAGGATCAGTCCCTTCCTGATGCTCGATTTCAATGCAGCGTATGACTTCGGCCCCTCTGCTGTTCCCCGTGGTGTAGATGTACACCCGCACAAAGGATTTGAAACCGTTACCATTGCTTACCAGGGAAGCGTGGCACACCACGATAGCGCCGGTAACAGCGGCGTGATCAATCCCGGTGATGTGCAATGGATGACAGCTGGTGGCGGTATATTGCACAAAGAATACCACGAAAAAGAATACGCTAAAAAAGGCGGACCCTTTGAAATGGTTCAATTATGGGTGAACCTGCCCAAAAAAGACAAGCTGACGCCCGCCCATTACCAGGCGCTTACAGCCGATATGATGGGGAAAGCGATATTGCCCAATGACGGCGGTGTGGTGAATGTGATCGCCGGTGAATTCAATGGTGTAAAAGGACCTGCTGCTACTTATTCACCTGTGAACCTCTTTGATATCAAACTGAATGCAGGTAAAGAAGTCAGCACCAGCCTGCCCGCTCATTATAATACAGCGATACTTGTTGTGAACGGATCTATTGAAGTGAATGGCGAGAAAGCGCCGGAACATAGTTTTATATTATTCAAAAACGAAGGCACCGATATCAATATCAAAGCTGCAGAACAAGCTATATTGCTGGTAATGAGCGGTGAACCTATCGACGAACCGATTGCCAGTTACGGACCTTTTGTGATGAACACGCAGGAAGAGATATACGATGCGATCCAGGAGTTTCAATCCGGTAAATTTGGTGTATTAGAATAACCTAAACTGTGTTAACCATGAAAAAATCAATTGAACATGTATTAGAGGGAAGGGAAAAGCTGATCACCAAGGAAGAAAAAGTGATACAACCCTTGCCACATAAAGATTTCAGGTTTGCCAATCCATTTATTGTAATACACCATCTTGGTCCGGATACCATTAGTCCGGGCCAGGAATTGCGTATCCACCCACATCCGCACAGGGGCTTTGCACCTGTTACTTTTCAATTGCAGGGAGAAGGATACCATAAAGACAATGCGGGACATGATGAAGTGATCAGGGCAGGTGGAGCGCAATGGATGTTTGCAGGAAAAGGATTGTTGCATAGTGAAGGGCCAACCAAAGATTTGCTCGCAAAAGGAGGAACGCAGGAGTTGATCCAGATTTGGGTAAATGTGCCCAAAGCAAAAAAATGGGATCCGCCTTCTTATCAATCGGCACCGCAGGCATCACAGCCAACTGTGTTGGAACAGGAGGGTGTGTCTTTGCGATTGGTGAGCGGTGAATATGAAGGCAAGACAGGTCCATTGAAAAGTTTCACACCTGTTATATCTATTATTGGAACCATTGCAAAAGGAAAACAAGTACAGTTCACGGCCACGCCGGGTTACTGGACTTTGCTATACATAGCAAAAGGTATGGTGAACATCAACCAGGAAAGTATTGC
Coding sequences within it:
- a CDS encoding Crp/Fnr family transcriptional regulator, whose translation is MEYDLLLKHITQHIQLTQEETAYFTALLTYKKVKRKQFLLQEGDVNRYACFVTDGCLRSYSIDKNGFEHVLQFAPPGWWIGDMKSFIAQEPATLYIDAIDDSTVLLLLKSDLDKLYQQIPQFEHFFRVLAEKSLATYQHRLLNNLSLSARERYENFCQLYPSLIQCLPQKQIAAYIGVTPEFLSKMLSQTPPKK
- a CDS encoding pirin family protein, producing the protein MKKSIERIIPRPARPGMVGDGFRVYNFIPGANITQRRISPFLMLDFNAAYDFGPSAVPRGVDVHPHKGFETVTIAYQGSVAHHDSAGNSGVINPGDVQWMTAGGGILHKEYHEKEYAKKGGPFEMVQLWVNLPKKDKLTPAHYQALTADMMGKAILPNDGGVVNVIAGEFNGVKGPAATYSPVNLFDIKLNAGKEVSTSLPAHYNTAILVVNGSIEVNGEKAPEHSFILFKNEGTDINIKAAEQAILLVMSGEPIDEPIASYGPFVMNTQEEIYDAIQEFQSGKFGVLE
- a CDS encoding pirin family protein, with the protein product MKKSIEHVLEGREKLITKEEKVIQPLPHKDFRFANPFIVIHHLGPDTISPGQELRIHPHPHRGFAPVTFQLQGEGYHKDNAGHDEVIRAGGAQWMFAGKGLLHSEGPTKDLLAKGGTQELIQIWVNVPKAKKWDPPSYQSAPQASQPTVLEQEGVSLRLVSGEYEGKTGPLKSFTPVISIIGTIAKGKQVQFTATPGYWTLLYIAKGMVNINQESIAAHHLVVFQKENDEVIVTAEENAQVLFLSAEPIDEPVAAKDNFVMNTQEEVNQAMEDYKNGVFGELVY